A window of Zingiber officinale cultivar Zhangliang chromosome 5A, Zo_v1.1, whole genome shotgun sequence contains these coding sequences:
- the LOC121983291 gene encoding uncharacterized protein LOC121983291 → MDGLRHSRTPSSERFLDLFSTPPSDSSPSADGVELHEAEVLWTSHVDAPKPSPRATATPIQISGTFHSPPDRTATLRRPMDRNFGILAALPEDGSSDLVPAPPILLRKTSISSTSSSTSDSPSSSSSSSSTAARMIPTIPKPKPEYSLSMPAARMRQTQSLPVDVPVPPRRARRFDLEASDEPDAEDGHEMMPPHEIAARTYGRASPTTTFSVLEGAGRTLKGRDLRRVRDAVLRQTGFLD, encoded by the coding sequence ATGGACGGTCTCCGCCACAGCCGCACTCCCAGCTCCGAGCGCTTTCTCGACCTCTTTTCCACGCCGCCCTCCGACTCCTCCCCTTCCGCCGACGGCGTCGAGCTCCACGAGGCGGAGGTCCTGTGGACCTCCCACGTAGATGCCCCCAAACCGAGCCCACGGGCCACTGCGACGCCGATCCAGATCAGTGGCACCTTCCATTCGCCCCCCGACCGCACTGCCACTCTCCGCCGCCCCATGGACCGCAACTTCGGCATCCTCGCTGCGCTGCCCGAGGACGGATCCTCAGACCTGGTTCCGGCCCCTCCTATTCTCCTGCGTAAGACGTCCATTTCATCCACCTCATCCTCCACTTCCGACtcgccctcctcctcctcctcctcctcctctactGCCGCGCGGATGATCCCCACGATCCCCAAGCCGAAGCCGGAGTACTCTCTCTCGATGCCGGCGGCGAGGATGCGCCAAACGCAGTCGCTTCCAGTCGACGTGCCGGTTCCTCCCCGGCGGGCGAGGAGGTTCGACCTGGAGGCCTCCGATGAACCTGATGCTGAGGATGGGCACGAGATGATGCCGCCTCACGAGATCGCAGCGAGGACTTACGGAAGGGCTTCTCCCACCACGACCTTCTCGGTGCTGGAAGGGGCCGGAAGGACCCTCAAAGGGAGGGATCTCCGGCGTGTCCGTGATGCTGTGCTCAGACAAACTGGGTTTCTCGATTGA